CCCTACTAAAGCAGAGACTGGAGTCCCATTATTTCGCTCTATcgtttaaagaaaattacgaaaataCCTTAACTCCGCTGGAAAATATACTAGAATCATGCGAAGCGGTAAAAAATTCTACAAAacttttcaccattttgtttacCATATTAAATGTGGGTAACACATTAAACTATGGAGATCCTCAAAGGGGAAATGCCTTTGGCTTTAAACTAACAACGTTGGCTAAACTAAATGATATACGATCAACCACCAAGCCGGTTAAAACGCTTCTTCAATATATTTGCGAAATTATCTGTCAAAAGAGTGCAGACACTTTAGAAATTATTGAAGAGTTGAGATCCATCGAAAAAGTTACCAAAACGGACAAACAGATAATCGATTCTGTTTTGCAGAAACTAAAATTGGGAtctaataaaattaaaaacgtcTTAGATCTAGCTAAAAAGAATCCAGATGATCCATTATATGAAGCACTCAAAGAATTTTACTTCAGTGTAGAACccaaaattgaagaattagatattttttacaatcaaACCTTTGCTGTGTTTAAAGAAATTGCTCTCTACTTAGgctataaagaaaaagaagttgCCAACATACAAGTAcaagatttttttaaagaattgtGGAAATTCATCCAGTCAATTGAATTTAACAGAAAAACAATTAACGAGACTACTCTCAAGGAGCtcaagaaaaaagaaaaggaactgGAAAATGTCAAAAAGGGAGCCGTCCTcagtaaaaaacaaaatttcacCATCGTTAAGAAGCAAGAGAAGGAGCCAAAAACgcagctggaaaaaaaaacgttcaagatattttaatgtaaatatacTCAAAAGAATGTACAGTGTAAATGGtctgcacaaaatggttGATCCTGTTAGAATTTTGCCTGCCTCGTCCGAAGAAAAgcgtttttccttcattttggttAATCGTATAgttaatgcatttttgcacatgtgtataatgtatgtgtgtgcatatccTTTTTTGGAGGCAATTTATCCGTCCCGTCCTCCAAGCATACCGATTCGTGCACCCCCTTTTTCTAACACGTTTCTGTGAAAATCCTTTCGCCATAAGAGAAGAACCACCCATTGCCACGCATGGCGAAAACAAaggtgtaattttttttttttttttcaattttgctcCGATTTAGTTAAACAATGTAGACTTAAACAAACAGACAGCACAACCTTTGCAACTTAgtcaattaaaataaaaaaaatcgcacaaATTTGCTTTGCTTCACAAATATGTATCTTCTAATTTTTATAgagaacaaaacaaaaaaaaaaaaaaaaaagatgcttTACTGCTAGCAactggaagaagaaaaaatacgaaagAGAATTCTTCattgataatttttcttcagtcTCCACCTGTAACGGTGCAAgtatttgcaaaatatataatacgcAACATGCTTGATGTTATATACCCATGCTAATATGACTTAAACTAACCTCGTCGCGGCAGCTGTAATGGGCATATCGCCGTCTGGGCAGTCATCCAGCACATTTACATGATCGCAGGCCCTTTTTAAAACGGTGAAAtgattaatgaaaaaataaacgcacAAATGAGAATAGAAAAGTTCTACATTAGGGGAACTTCCTTCCCATGTGAACAACCAAAGAAATTCACTATGTCCATATTTCGACATGATAACATCTTGCTAATCATTCGTGTTGTCCACTGTGGTATTACCACCAAGCGTGACATTTTAAGCTCCAATCCTCCAACATTTGAATAGTATGGCCAGAAAAATTCACTTGAAATTTACAGGGCCCATGATATAGCAGAGACGGTTCGCACGATCGCAAAGTGCCCTTAActttctcccattttgctttaaaaaaatagataattttgataatttGCACAAATATAAACACGTGGATACACATTCATGTTTATTCCATTGCATATTTGTGACATTAACAAGATGGAGAATAAGAAACGCTTATtcgtgcctttttttcttttttttttcgtttttcccccttttaatgCACTACCTGGACAATAGGACGTAAAATTCctcacacattttttacaggGCCAAAATGCTTGGCATTTTTTAGACCACGTTTCTTTTGTCTTCTCTGTCATGTCTTTTATGTTGAGCGGCTCCCCAACACATGGGCCTAATGAGCAAaaagtgaggaaaaaaaaaattattcctaAAAAGGGTGAACagggaaaatatgaaaagctGAATTAGACTTATAAGTAACTTCTCCTCATCTTTAACCGTCATAGGTGGAAGATGGTGCGCATATCTCTTCGTCAATTTGGTGAACAGATCCGATATAGTTATAATCCTAAATGTGTTAACACGAGAGAGTTTTCCCTTAATTCATCggaaaatataacaaaatgaaaaaaaaaaaaatgacaagaaTTTCCTTAACATTTGGACATGGCGTGTTGTAGTCCCTTTCACAAATAATATCCGGGTCAATAAATTCAGCCTCATTCACTAACGAAggggcaaaataaattagcaATGTAGAAAAGTGTCATGTGTAGAAGAAGCACTACCATGTGTGTAGTGTTCTTGATTTTGAAGGGGATAATTTCCTTCCAGTACATTCGACGTTTGGTGGCGGAATggtttttaattcctttaaTAGCTGAAACGGTCAAAATGTTAAGGGGGGTATTATGGTGCTAATTTAGGTGTGTACTGTGAAGGGGCTTGATGCTTCTCTTCTCTTCAACGAATGTGtgaacatatgcatatacacacatgcgtgCTAATTTTTGCGCTACCTCCCCCGCGAGGTTCGTGTTTGACGGGCGGCCATTAATCGTCGTTGGTGATCTTGAAGAGCTCGTGATAATGTCGCCTAAAAATTGTGCGCACTTGCGTTTTATGCTTTTCACCCATGAATAGTATTATATGCGTGCATGTACATACTCAGTGGCACGATCCGATTTGTTAACTTgtcacatttaaaaatgcgaaaattcatttctacaattttgtgcaaaaaaaatgttagattttttctttttctaaaaaaCCTGCACTCCCCCCTATGTTCTCTAACTCGGTGTCCGAAAACAGTTCACCTTTCTTCCGTGTTCATTCGAACATtttagtataaaaaaaagaagaaaaagaaaaaaaaaagatgcattTAAGGCTAAAATGTAATCATCTTTGCGGCATTATCTTTTCGCTTAATTTCTCTTGTCGAATTTTCTGGCTAAAACATATTCA
The sequence above is drawn from the Plasmodium cynomolgi strain B DNA, chromosome 10, whole genome shotgun sequence genome and encodes:
- a CDS encoding hypothetical protein (putative), with the protein product KGELFSDTELENIGGSAGDIITSSSRSPTTINGRPSNTNLAGELLKELKTIPPPNVELNEAEFIDPDIICERDYNTPCPNDYNYIGSVHQIDEEICAPSSTYDGPCVGEPLNIKDMTEKTKETWSKKCQAFWPCKKCVRNFTSYCPAKWEKVKGTLRSCEPSLLYHGPCKFQVNFSGHTIQMLEDWSLKCHAWWACDHVNVLDDCPDGDMPITAAAT